ATATGAAGAGGGGCCGGACGGGGAGAAACTTCTGGCCTCTCGCTGGCAGGATGTTACGCGCCGTGTGGAGGAGATCTTAGGCTTTCAAGCGGCTCAGTTCCGGCAAGTGGTGCTGCTGCCGCAGGGGCAATTCCGGCAATTGTTGGTGGCTGGCTCTAAAGAGCGAGAAGAAATCTTGCAAAACCTCTTTCGCACGGAATTGTACGCACGCTTGGAGCAAGGACTGAAAGAGAAAGCACAAAGCGGCGCGAAGCGTTTTCAGGCGCTGCGCGATGAAGAAACCTGGCTGCTGGCGGAAGCGGGGGCGGAGTCAAAAACAGCTCTGCAGGAGCGTTGCGTGACGGCGCAGCAGGCAGCGGCAGAAGCGGAGCTTCGCCTAAGGGACGGGCAACAGGCGGCGGAAGAACGACGTATGGAGTTGGCGGCGGCGCAGCAAGCGGCAGATCGTTTTACGGAAAAAGAAGCTGCCGACCAAGAGGTGTTGCAATTACTGGCAGGCGGTGAAGAGGCGGCAAAGCTGGCGGCTCGGTTAGAAGCGGCGCAGCAAGCGGCCTCTTTGGAGGATCTCTGGCGGCAATGGCAGCAGTTAGCGCAAGAGGCGGCATCTCAAGAAAAAGAAAGCAGGCGTGCAGAGGAACATGCTTCTGCCGCGGCAACGGCGAAGGAAGCCGCTCGGGATGCTTGGGAAAAGCTGCAGCCCCAAGAAGCGGTTTTGCGGCAACTTCAAGCTAGGCAATTGGAACTGGAAGGGCAGGCGCAAGAGTACGAACGCTGGCAAACAGCGCGTCAGCAGGCGGCGGAGCTAGAATCGGCTTGGATTCAAGCCCAAGAACGGGCGGTGCGGCAAGAAGAACGGCTGCAACAGCGGCAACGCGCCTGGACGGAGTTGGAAACGAAGCAGCAAAGCTTAACCATGGCGGGTGAGAAAGCGCCGCAACTGGAGCGAGAAGCGGCCAGGCTGCAAAGCCGGCTGTCTATTTTGCAGCGCCTGACGGAACTGCGCGTGAAGCTGACAGAACAGGCGCGGCGTCAGCACGAGCATTCGGTAACGCTGCAAAATGCCTGTGCCAGCGAGGAAAGCGCCAGGCGAACCTTAGCGGCGCTGCGGCAGCAATGGCAGAAACAGCAAGCTGCGCTGCTGGCGGCTGAACTGGAGGCGGGAGAGCCTTGTCCGGTTTGCGGCGCGCTGGAACATCCCCAAAAAGCTTCTTTTGCAGGAATGCTGCAGCCGCAGGATGTGGAGCAGGCCGAAGCGGCGTGGTTGAAATGGCAGCAGGCGCATAGTAAGGCGTTAGCGCAGGCGGCGCAGCAGGAAGCGGCGCAAAAGCTGCTGGCGGAGCAGGAAAACGAGTGCTTGCAGGAACTGGGGGAGCAGCAGGACTTGTCCCTTCTGGAAGCGAAGGCGGAGGCGCAACAAGCGGCGGAGCTGGCGCAACAGGCGCAGCAAGCTTTGGAAGAAGCAGCCCGGTGCGCTGCGAAACGACAAGGAGAGCAGGAAAAACTGCTTCAAGTCGAAAGAGAGCGTGAAGCGGCGGTTTTTGCTAGAGAAAAAGCCGGCAGCGCCTTAGAGGCGGCCAAGGCGGTGCTGCAGGAATGTTCCAAGCGAGTACCGGAAGCGTTACGTCAGGAAGGCGCGCTGGCGGCGGCGCGGCGCGCTTGCACCCAGCAACTGGAGCAAGTGCAGATTTCTTTAGTCCAGGCGGAGAAGCGCCTCCACGAAACGGCGCAGCATTTTGAAACAGCGCAGGCTTTGTCTAAGCAGGCTCAGACGGCGGCAGCAGCCGCGGCGGCGAGGCTGGAGGAAGGAAACGTTTTTTGGCTGCAACGCTTGCAGCAGAGCGGTTTTGCGGGACAGGAAGCTTTTGAACAGTCACGGGCCGCCGAAGCGCAGCGGCGTTTGTGGGGGCAGCAGCTTGAAGCAAGGCGGCAAAAAGAGGCAGCGTCGCAGGAACGTGTGCGGCGGGCCCAGGAAGCGGTAGCCGGGCTGACGCCGCCGAATTTGGCGGCGTTTGTGGCCGCGCAGGAACAAGCCGCGGCTGTGGAGGCGGCCTTGAGGGAAACAAAAGTTCGCTTGGAAGAAGCCTGGAAACGGGACCAGGAACGAGTGACACGTTTGCAAAGCATCGCCAAAGAATTAGCGGCTGTGGAGGAAGCGCAAGGCGCAGTAGCGGCGTTAGCGGCGATGGCGGGAGGCGGCAACGCTTTGAACTTGACCTTTCAGCGTTATGTGCTGCGCACGCTGCTGGATGATGTGG
This sequence is a window from Anaeromusa acidaminophila DSM 3853. Protein-coding genes within it:
- a CDS encoding AAA family ATPase — encoded protein: MRPLWLRIQAFGAYAASQTLDFSCLGDVRLFLIHGPTGAGKTTVLDAICFALYGSASGDLREVRHLRSDYASPQEATEVELRFAVGERILRVQRRPEQQRPKLRGEGFRQIPAEAILYEEGPDGEKLLASRWQDVTRRVEEILGFQAAQFRQVVLLPQGQFRQLLVAGSKEREEILQNLFRTELYARLEQGLKEKAQSGAKRFQALRDEETWLLAEAGAESKTALQERCVTAQQAAAEAELRLRDGQQAAEERRMELAAAQQAADRFTEKEAADQEVLQLLAGGEEAAKLAARLEAAQQAASLEDLWRQWQQLAQEAASQEKESRRAEEHASAAATAKEAARDAWEKLQPQEAVLRQLQARQLELEGQAQEYERWQTARQQAAELESAWIQAQERAVRQEERLQQRQRAWTELETKQQSLTMAGEKAPQLEREAARLQSRLSILQRLTELRVKLTEQARRQHEHSVTLQNACASEESARRTLAALRQQWQKQQAALLAAELEAGEPCPVCGALEHPQKASFAGMLQPQDVEQAEAAWLKWQQAHSKALAQAAQQEAAQKLLAEQENECLQELGEQQDLSLLEAKAEAQQAAELAQQAQQALEEAARCAAKRQGEQEKLLQVEREREAAVFAREKAGSALEAAKAVLQECSKRVPEALRQEGALAAARRACTQQLEQVQISLVQAEKRLHETAQHFETAQALSKQAQTAAAAAAARLEEGNVFWLQRLQQSGFAGQEAFEQSRAAEAQRRLWGQQLEARRQKEAASQERVRRAQEAVAGLTPPNLAAFVAAQEQAAAVEAALRETKVRLEEAWKRDQERVTRLQSIAKELAAVEEAQGAVAALAAMAGGGNALNLTFQRYVLRTLLDDVVEEANARLSLMSRGRYALQRSSVLADARKAGGLDLEVFDSYTGVPRPVGTLSGGESFLASLALALGLSDVVQAYAGGMRLDTILVDEGFGTLDPEALELAMRALVDLQSGGRLVGIISHVPELKERIGARLEVIPGERGSRAVFHLP